One region of Mucilaginibacter sp. 14171R-50 genomic DNA includes:
- a CDS encoding PleD family two-component system response regulator, translating to MPKKILIVDDNELIVEVMSYILMNNGYDVMSLNDGDHLIEKVKSIHPDLLILDAIMPGMDGREICKILKDNMETKSLPVIICSAEDGIEEVLKQNGAPNDVLHKPFDMAALIDKVGYQLAA from the coding sequence ATGCCTAAGAAGATATTGATAGTTGACGATAATGAACTGATAGTTGAGGTGATGAGCTACATATTGATGAACAATGGTTATGATGTAATGTCTTTGAACGATGGCGATCATTTGATTGAAAAAGTAAAAAGTATTCATCCCGACCTGTTGATATTGGATGCTATTATGCCCGGGATGGATGGCCGCGAAATATGTAAAATATTAAAGGATAATATGGAAACCAAAAGCCTTCCTGTTATCATCTGTTCGGCCGAAGACGGTATTGAGGAAGTACTTAAACAAAACGGCGCGCCAAATGACGTTTTACATAAGCCGTTTGATATGGCCGCGTTGATAGATAAAGTAGGGTACCAACTGGCCGCATGA
- the hpt gene encoding hypoxanthine phosphoribosyltransferase has product MKLQIDDLEFEPLFSPETIQQRVAEVAQQINNDFEGRQPIFVGILNGSFMFAADLVKEIVVPCEVTFTKLASYLGGLSSTRTIRDDFDLHVKITGKDVILVEDIIDTGNTIKYLIEKLQTRNPASITVCSLLFKPDTVEHSIEELKYVAFQIPNQFVVGYGLDYKEFGRNLKGIYKKI; this is encoded by the coding sequence ATGAAATTACAAATAGACGACCTTGAATTTGAACCATTGTTCTCACCCGAAACCATCCAGCAACGTGTGGCCGAGGTGGCGCAGCAGATAAATAACGACTTTGAAGGCCGCCAGCCCATATTTGTAGGGATACTGAATGGCAGCTTTATGTTTGCTGCCGACCTGGTTAAAGAAATTGTGGTACCCTGCGAGGTTACCTTTACCAAGCTGGCATCGTACCTGGGCGGCCTGTCGAGCACGCGCACCATCCGCGATGATTTTGACCTGCACGTAAAAATAACCGGCAAGGACGTAATTTTAGTGGAAGATATCATTGATACCGGCAACACCATTAAATACCTGATAGAAAAACTGCAGACCCGTAACCCGGCCTCCATTACCGTGTGCAGCCTGCTTTTTAAACCCGATACCGTTGAGCACAGCATCGAAGAACTTAAGTACGTAGCCTTCCAGATACCCAACCAGTTTGTAGTAGGCTATGGCCTAGATTATAAGGAGTTTGGCCGAAATTTGAAGGGGATTTATAAGAAGATTTAA
- a CDS encoding carboxypeptidase-like regulatory domain-containing protein — protein MKKLIGILFLLTSLSAFSQQKESPLIQFTGVVYNADSTNIIVPYVSVTNKSNHNSVVITNYKGYFSFVVHEQDSLQFTAIGYAPVTVVIPSNLKNRSFTTQVLIKPQITNLPMVRVFPWATTDEFRKDFVNAKIADDDLEIARKNISRTSIVALTNSLPRDGQEIQSANSQSMHQDIVNQHSRTNPLLNPLAWGSLIKSITDGDGK, from the coding sequence ATGAAAAAACTAATTGGCATATTGTTCTTACTCACATCCTTATCGGCGTTCTCGCAGCAAAAAGAGAGCCCGCTGATACAGTTTACAGGTGTGGTATATAATGCCGATAGTACCAATATCATCGTCCCTTACGTAAGTGTTACCAATAAAAGCAATCATAACTCAGTTGTGATCACCAATTATAAGGGCTACTTCTCGTTCGTGGTGCACGAGCAGGATTCGCTTCAGTTTACGGCCATCGGTTACGCGCCGGTCACCGTTGTTATACCGTCAAATTTAAAAAACAGGAGTTTTACCACCCAGGTGCTGATCAAACCGCAAATAACCAATTTGCCAATGGTGCGGGTATTCCCCTGGGCCACTACCGATGAGTTCAGGAAGGATTTTGTTAACGCTAAAATAGCCGACGACGATCTGGAGATAGCGCGTAAGAACATCAGCCGTACATCAATAGTGGCCTTAACCAATTCGCTGCCCCGGGATGGCCAGGAAATACAATCGGCCAACTCCCAAAGCATGCACCAGGATATTGTTAACCAGCACTCGCGTACCAACCCATTGCTTAACCCGCTTGCCTGGGGAAGCTTAATCAAATCGATAACCGACGGGGACGGGAAGTAA
- a CDS encoding response regulator transcription factor — MPTETTIALVDDHRLFRSGIVSLINSFTGYKILFEAGNGEELTRKISPKFKPDIILLDINMPVMDGISTTQWLRDTFPDICVIILSMFEDAEKVLAMVKMGVKGYLLKDAEPHEFEQALKKVSQGEIYYPDFVTRHLVQTFNKQTEQVKLNSREIEFLKLASTELTYKEIADQMCISARTVDGYRDQLFEKLQIKSRVGLVLYAIKNNMIEL, encoded by the coding sequence ATGCCAACGGAGACTACCATAGCGCTGGTTGATGATCACCGCCTTTTCAGGAGCGGGATAGTATCGTTAATTAATAGCTTTACCGGTTATAAAATACTTTTTGAAGCCGGTAACGGCGAAGAGCTGACGCGTAAAATATCACCAAAGTTTAAGCCCGATATTATTTTGCTGGATATTAATATGCCCGTTATGGATGGCATTAGCACGACGCAATGGCTGCGGGATACTTTTCCGGACATATGTGTGATCATTTTATCGATGTTTGAGGATGCCGAAAAGGTGCTGGCCATGGTGAAAATGGGGGTTAAAGGATACCTGCTTAAAGATGCCGAACCCCACGAGTTTGAGCAGGCCCTTAAAAAAGTATCGCAGGGCGAAATTTATTACCCCGACTTTGTGACCCGCCACCTGGTACAAACCTTTAATAAACAAACCGAACAGGTAAAGCTTAACAGCCGGGAAATTGAATTTTTAAAGCTTGCCAGTACCGAGCTCACCTACAAAGAAATTGCCGACCAGATGTGCATCAGCGCCCGTACGGTTGACGGTTACCGTGACCAGCTCTTTGAAAAACTACAAATTAAAAGCCGCGTTGGCCTGGTACTTTACGCCATAAAAAACAACATGATAGAATTGTAA
- a CDS encoding Mrp/NBP35 family ATP-binding protein, translating into MEFTKEQVLQALGNVEEPDLKKDLVTLNMIQDIQIDGNKLSFSVVLTTPACPLKALIENACRNAIGHFISKDIEVTVNMTSRVTSQKNTGVPGVKNIIAVASGKGGVGKSTVSVNLALALAKTGAKVGLIDADIYGPSIPIMFALEGERPKASQVDGKTRIEPIEKYGIKLLSIGFFTDPNQPVPWRGPMVSSAVKQLFNDADWGELDYLVIDLPPGTGDIHITVTQSFPVTGAVIVTTPQNVALADAKKGIGMFMMEAINVPVMGIVENMAYFTPEELPNNKYYIFGQGGGRRLAQQLDVPFLGEIPLIKGISDSGDAGRPIVLDDDGVMTTAFMEMARRVAQQVSICNAQKADNLNVVNN; encoded by the coding sequence ATGGAATTTACTAAAGAACAAGTTTTACAAGCACTTGGAAATGTTGAAGAGCCCGATCTTAAAAAAGACCTGGTGACCTTAAACATGATACAGGATATACAAATTGACGGCAATAAGCTAAGCTTTTCGGTGGTCTTAACTACACCTGCCTGCCCCTTAAAGGCCTTAATTGAAAATGCCTGCCGCAATGCCATCGGCCATTTCATCAGCAAGGATATTGAGGTAACCGTAAACATGACATCGCGGGTTACTTCGCAAAAAAACACCGGCGTGCCGGGGGTTAAAAATATTATTGCGGTAGCATCGGGCAAGGGCGGAGTAGGTAAATCAACCGTATCGGTTAACCTCGCTTTGGCTTTGGCAAAAACGGGCGCAAAGGTGGGTTTGATAGATGCAGATATTTACGGTCCTTCTATCCCCATCATGTTTGCCCTGGAGGGCGAGCGGCCTAAAGCCAGCCAGGTTGATGGCAAAACACGCATAGAACCGATTGAAAAGTATGGCATAAAGTTGCTATCCATCGGCTTTTTTACCGATCCAAACCAACCGGTGCCGTGGCGCGGGCCAATGGTATCGAGCGCGGTAAAACAACTGTTTAACGATGCCGACTGGGGCGAGCTTGACTATTTAGTGATAGACCTGCCGCCGGGCACCGGCGATATACACATCACCGTTACCCAAAGCTTCCCGGTTACAGGGGCGGTAATTGTTACCACACCGCAAAATGTTGCCCTGGCCGACGCTAAGAAAGGTATCGGCATGTTTATGATGGAAGCTATAAATGTACCGGTAATGGGCATAGTGGAAAATATGGCCTACTTTACACCCGAAGAACTGCCCAACAACAAATACTACATTTTTGGACAGGGAGGCGGCCGGCGGCTTGCACAGCAACTGGATGTGCCATTTTTAGGCGAGATACCGCTCATAAAAGGCATAAGCGATTCGGGCGATGCCGGCAGGCCAATAGTTTTAGATGATGATGGTGTAATGACCACCGCCTTTATGGAAATGGCCCGGCGCGTTGCCCAGCAGGTCTCTATATGCAACGCCCAAAAGGCTGATAACTTAAATGTGGTAAATAATTAA
- a CDS encoding biosynthetic peptidoglycan transglycosylase, which produces MKQNSHMPRINPKYIRIAGITVLIIVVIMLIGGYVAYSKREVLLQKAIYKAKSKAKRDYNLDVKIGSARFTGLSTVDFSDISVIPYQRDSLLAIKKFVVSVKIFPLIFGNIKLADVVLQDGRLNLTSIKGVKNFDFLFKKKKDTTNTGNRVDLAELSNNLVNEVLYKIPDNLSLHNFLTSYTDDSTRVKMLTQTAIIKDGKLASTIKVDDGAATWHVDGIMQPSDKQIDVHLYAEGKKVELPFIEKKYKLKLNFDTISTRLSNVKHSDGETKIYGSWSVRNLLLNHPGLSVSDIIVPNGSIDANVFVGKNYISLDSSSVIHLKKLTANPYAKYTLNPVKIYELKVKTGWQNAQDVFDSFPTGMFESLEGIKVTGKLNYNLNLFLNWAHIDDMVFNSSLQKDKDFRILKYGKADLGKLNKTFVYTPYENGKPMPPHTIGPGSPDFVPLQQISPNLRNAVMTAEDPSFYTNRGFVDESIRKSFITDIKEKKFKRGGSTISMQLIKNSFLSRNKTLSRKIEEILIVWLIENNRIMSKNRMLEVYFNIIEWGRGIYGIREAARYYFGKSPSELTIGESIYLASIVPNPKAGLYAFQPDGTLRQGLHGYFNLIGRLMAGRGYIQRDTNAYGFYNVRLREGLRREAPADTLVADSLIQQTGDDDATIGVAPVFEEPKHPNFFQRLFGKKDTAAAKMEKKIEETNDAIKARLKLEIEKVKADYKNRIANVDTAGKTKKEIKAEKKRLKDEGKEKERELKDRMP; this is translated from the coding sequence TTGAAGCAAAATTCCCATATGCCGCGCATCAACCCCAAATATATCCGCATTGCAGGTATAACTGTTCTAATTATAGTAGTTATTATGCTTATAGGCGGATATGTTGCCTATTCTAAACGCGAGGTATTGCTACAAAAAGCTATTTACAAAGCTAAATCAAAAGCAAAAAGGGATTATAATTTAGATGTAAAAATAGGGTCGGCGCGTTTTACGGGGCTTAGCACTGTGGATTTTTCTGACATCAGCGTAATACCTTATCAGCGTGACAGCCTGCTTGCAATCAAAAAGTTTGTGGTGAGCGTCAAGATCTTCCCGCTGATATTTGGCAACATAAAACTCGCTGATGTGGTTTTGCAGGACGGCCGTCTTAATTTAACCAGCATCAAGGGAGTTAAGAACTTCGATTTCCTGTTTAAAAAGAAAAAGGATACTACCAACACCGGTAACCGGGTAGACCTGGCCGAATTATCAAACAACCTGGTCAATGAGGTGCTTTACAAAATCCCCGATAACCTGTCGTTGCATAACTTTTTAACAAGCTATACTGATGACAGCACCCGTGTAAAAATGCTTACGCAAACCGCCATTATTAAGGATGGTAAGCTGGCATCCACCATAAAAGTTGATGATGGCGCGGCTACGTGGCATGTTGACGGCATTATGCAACCATCAGACAAGCAGATAGATGTGCACCTGTACGCCGAAGGTAAAAAGGTGGAGCTGCCCTTTATCGAGAAAAAATATAAGCTGAAGCTAAATTTCGATACCATTAGCACCAGGCTAAGCAACGTTAAGCACAGCGATGGCGAAACCAAAATATATGGTTCGTGGAGTGTGCGCAACCTTTTATTGAACCATCCCGGCTTATCGGTAAGCGATATCATTGTACCAAACGGATCAATTGACGCCAATGTGTTTGTGGGCAAAAATTACATATCGCTTGATAGCTCCTCGGTTATCCACCTAAAAAAACTTACCGCTAACCCCTACGCCAAATACACGCTTAACCCGGTTAAAATATACGAGCTAAAGGTTAAAACAGGCTGGCAAAATGCGCAGGATGTATTTGATTCGTTCCCTACCGGGATGTTTGAGTCGCTGGAAGGGATAAAGGTAACAGGGAAGTTAAATTACAACCTTAACCTGTTTTTAAACTGGGCGCATATTGATGACATGGTTTTTAATTCGAGCCTGCAAAAGGATAAGGATTTCAGGATACTTAAATATGGCAAGGCCGACCTGGGCAAGCTGAACAAAACATTTGTTTATACCCCATACGAAAACGGCAAGCCAATGCCGCCGCACACCATTGGCCCGGGCAGCCCGGATTTTGTACCCTTGCAGCAAATATCGCCCAACCTGCGCAACGCCGTAATGACCGCCGAAGACCCGTCATTTTATACTAACCGGGGCTTTGTCGACGAGTCTATACGCAAGTCGTTTATTACCGATATCAAAGAAAAGAAGTTTAAGCGCGGAGGCAGCACCATATCCATGCAGCTTATCAAAAATTCATTCTTAAGCCGCAATAAAACACTGTCACGCAAGATCGAGGAAATACTGATCGTGTGGTTGATAGAGAACAACCGCATTATGAGCAAGAACCGCATGCTCGAGGTCTACTTCAATATTATTGAGTGGGGGCGCGGTATTTATGGTATACGCGAGGCTGCCAGGTACTATTTTGGCAAATCGCCATCAGAGCTTACCATTGGCGAAAGTATTTACCTGGCCAGCATAGTGCCCAACCCCAAGGCCGGCTTATACGCGTTTCAGCCAGACGGTACTTTACGGCAGGGATTGCATGGATATTTTAACCTGATAGGCAGGCTGATGGCTGGGCGGGGCTATATACAGCGCGACACCAATGCTTATGGCTTTTACAATGTGCGGTTGCGTGAAGGACTGCGCAGGGAAGCGCCGGCAGATACCCTGGTGGCCGATAGCCTGATACAGCAAACCGGCGATGACGATGCCACCATAGGCGTGGCCCCTGTATTTGAAGAGCCTAAGCATCCGAACTTTTTTCAGCGCCTTTTTGGTAAGAAGGACACCGCCGCTGCCAAAATGGAAAAGAAAATTGAAGAAACCAACGACGCTATCAAAGCGCGCCTTAAGCTGGAAATTGAAAAAGTAAAAGCCGATTATAAAAACCGTATAGCTAACGTAGACACGGCCGGCAAAACCAAAAAGGAAATTAAAGCGGAGAAAAAGCGCCTGAAGGACGAAGGCAAGGAAAAGGAACGCGAACTAAAAGACCGGATGCCTTAG
- the def gene encoding peptide deformylase → MKYPIIAYGDPVLRKKATSIEPEEYPHIKELVANMFETMYGARGVGLAAPQVGMSMRLFVVDVTPFDDEEPELKDFKKVFINACMLEESGEEWAFNEGCLSIPDIREDVTRKSTIKISYYDENWKHHEETFSGMAARVIQHEYDHIEGKLFTDKLSPLRKRLIEKKLNDISKGSVDVDYRMKFPAAKKGR, encoded by the coding sequence ATGAAATACCCTATAATAGCATACGGCGACCCGGTTTTAAGGAAAAAAGCCACATCTATTGAGCCCGAAGAATACCCGCACATTAAAGAACTGGTAGCTAACATGTTCGAAACCATGTATGGTGCACGCGGCGTGGGGCTGGCTGCTCCGCAGGTGGGGATGTCTATGCGGTTGTTTGTAGTTGATGTTACCCCTTTTGATGACGAAGAACCCGAGCTGAAGGATTTTAAAAAAGTATTCATTAATGCCTGCATGCTGGAGGAAAGCGGCGAAGAATGGGCGTTTAACGAGGGCTGCCTGAGCATACCCGACATCAGGGAAGATGTAACCCGTAAATCGACCATAAAAATATCATACTACGACGAAAACTGGAAGCACCACGAAGAAACATTTAGCGGAATGGCCGCGCGTGTTATACAGCACGAGTACGATCATATTGAAGGTAAACTGTTTACTGATAAGCTAAGCCCTTTGCGCAAGCGCCTGATAGAGAAAAAGCTAAACGATATTTCGAAGGGCTCCGTTGATGTTGATTACCGCATGAAATTCCCGGCCGCGAAGAAGGGGAGATAG
- a CDS encoding toxin-antitoxin system YwqK family antitoxin: protein MYFPTIIKRAFTTIGLVLLFVSSKAQSRDTLFYSFRDNGLYETLVSSLDSADFIRIIPPFRLADDLVEVKEIYKNGKLKLTGTGLTSTANLKWGTINLNGYCIRYFQNGKRRSITNYNNGQKQGLEYYYYPDGSPHQIVSYKLIPSTMLTMATLQSFFTKDGKEICTGGEGMAYEYDENFRILRQGHVHIGLMNGEWHGYITGTDSAKYTMVYKNNTYVSGTGYDTLGKAHPFTEISQYAVPVEGRFKFVERFRKLVKQNYKQAGVGKMLDSSMISFTIREDGSLSDLEPLNAISADVLTTMKEVLAKCPKWKPATFYGIPLRATVGLSLHIQDETRGRYWVRTNDGAQILYYKGVPLDLLGNTTTKAVRWDF, encoded by the coding sequence ATGTACTTTCCAACAATAATTAAACGAGCATTTACCACAATTGGGCTTGTTTTGCTTTTTGTTTCATCAAAGGCGCAATCGCGCGATACGTTATTTTACTCTTTTCGTGATAACGGGTTATATGAAACATTGGTTTCTTCGTTAGATAGTGCCGATTTTATTCGAATAATTCCTCCATTCAGATTAGCAGACGACCTTGTTGAGGTAAAAGAAATTTACAAAAATGGAAAGCTTAAGTTAACGGGAACTGGGCTAACGTCTACTGCGAATTTAAAATGGGGGACAATAAATTTAAACGGCTATTGCATAAGATATTTCCAGAACGGCAAGCGTAGGTCGATCACCAATTACAACAACGGACAAAAACAAGGGTTAGAGTACTATTACTATCCTGATGGATCGCCGCATCAAATTGTCAGTTATAAATTAATCCCTTCAACCATGCTTACAATGGCAACCCTTCAGAGCTTTTTTACTAAGGATGGGAAAGAAATTTGTACAGGCGGCGAAGGTATGGCTTATGAGTACGATGAAAACTTTAGAATATTACGACAAGGGCATGTACATATTGGCTTAATGAACGGAGAATGGCACGGCTATATTACCGGCACCGATTCCGCCAAGTACACCATGGTCTATAAAAATAACACCTATGTTTCTGGGACAGGATACGACACTTTAGGGAAAGCCCATCCATTTACAGAAATATCGCAATATGCAGTGCCCGTTGAAGGTCGTTTTAAGTTTGTTGAGCGGTTCCGGAAACTGGTAAAACAAAATTATAAACAAGCTGGGGTTGGAAAGATGTTAGATTCTTCAATGATATCGTTTACCATTCGTGAGGATGGCAGCTTATCAGATCTTGAACCATTAAATGCCATATCTGCTGATGTGTTAACCACGATGAAAGAAGTATTGGCAAAATGTCCCAAATGGAAGCCTGCTACTTTTTACGGCATTCCATTGCGGGCAACGGTTGGCTTATCTCTTCACATTCAAGACGAAACGCGAGGGCGGTATTGGGTTAGAACAAATGATGGCGCACAAATCTTATATTACAAAGGGGTTCCTCTTGATCTCTTAGGGAACACAACGACGAAAGCCGTCAGATGGGACTTTTAA
- a CDS encoding PA0069 family radical SAM protein: MSHEDNPEFFKGRGAQVNTHNKFLKNKYVLEHIEGLDEQLLENTHTQLFEENPKKIVSASNSPDLSNMYSINPYQGCEHGCIYCYARNSHEYYGFSAGLDFERKIIVKRNAPELLEKYLNKKGYEPVCIMLSGNTDCYQPIERKLKITRAMLEIFLRYRNPVSIITKNNVILRDIDLLSELARMNLAHVNVSITTLNESLRQKLEPRTVTGMSRLAVIQKLTEKGIPCRVMVAPIIPGLNSNEIPDIIKAAADRGAVSAGFTIVRLNGSIAEIFTDWVYKAFPDRAEKVLNMIKACHDGRLNDSDFGRRMSGEGHVAQSIHQLYRMACVRFMAGREMPPYDYSLFTPKGGKQTSMF, encoded by the coding sequence ATGTCGCATGAAGATAATCCTGAGTTTTTTAAGGGGCGCGGGGCGCAGGTAAACACCCATAACAAGTTTTTAAAAAACAAGTATGTGCTGGAACATATTGAGGGGCTTGATGAACAATTGCTTGAGAATACCCATACCCAGCTTTTTGAAGAGAACCCCAAAAAGATAGTAAGCGCATCAAACAGCCCCGACCTAAGTAACATGTACTCCATTAACCCTTACCAGGGATGCGAGCATGGCTGCATATATTGCTACGCCCGCAACAGCCACGAGTATTATGGTTTTAGCGCCGGGCTTGATTTTGAAAGGAAGATCATTGTAAAGCGAAACGCGCCCGAACTGCTGGAAAAATACCTGAACAAAAAGGGTTATGAGCCGGTGTGCATCATGTTATCAGGAAACACGGATTGCTATCAGCCCATCGAGCGGAAACTTAAAATTACCCGCGCGATGTTGGAGATTTTTTTACGATACCGCAACCCGGTGAGTATCATAACCAAAAACAATGTAATACTGCGGGACATAGACCTGCTAAGCGAGCTGGCCCGCATGAACCTGGCCCATGTAAACGTATCTATCACAACGTTAAATGAATCGCTACGCCAAAAACTGGAGCCGCGCACCGTAACAGGGATGAGCAGGCTGGCGGTTATTCAAAAGCTGACCGAAAAGGGCATCCCCTGCAGGGTGATGGTAGCCCCAATTATCCCGGGGCTAAACAGCAACGAGATACCGGATATTATTAAAGCGGCTGCCGATAGGGGTGCGGTATCGGCCGGGTTTACCATTGTGCGCCTTAACGGCTCGATTGCCGAGATATTTACCGACTGGGTGTACAAGGCGTTCCCTGACCGTGCCGAGAAGGTATTGAATATGATCAAGGCCTGCCACGACGGCCGGTTGAACGACAGCGATTTTGGCCGCCGTATGAGCGGCGAGGGGCACGTTGCGCAATCGATACATCAACTATACCGTATGGCGTGCGTTCGCTTTATGGCGGGCCGCGAAATGCCGCCTTACGACTATTCGTTGTTCACCCCAAAGGGCGGGAAACAAACCAGTATGTTTTAG
- a CDS encoding pitrilysin family protein: MTDHQIHTLSNGIKILFKHSPSPITHCCFLLNAGSRDELPGKEGLAHFIEHLLFKETDRRSTPQILNRLELVGADLNAYTTKEYTCIHASLLKQHLERTIDLFEDILFHSTFPPDEMEKERGVILDEISSYLDQPEEAIQDDFEEYLFKGHPIGNNILGTPESVAALNGADIKQFTTANNNTHQMVFAVYGDYDFKKLIKLCEKYFGRVAENISQKNRVMPGPISHGIYALQKPISQTHCIIGGRAYPSAHKNKYGLLLLNNVLGGMGMSNRLNLEIREKHGIAYTIESNYTSLTDTGIFSIYFGTDAGKADKALKLVHKELKKLRDNKLGAVQLKQAKEKFIGQIALAEENRMSLIISMAKSLLDFNHIDTLEDIFSKINAVTAEDLLEISNQIFDNDRMITLLFEPK; the protein is encoded by the coding sequence ATGACAGACCATCAGATACATACCTTATCAAACGGTATCAAAATACTCTTTAAGCATTCGCCTTCGCCAATTACACATTGCTGTTTTTTACTAAACGCAGGCTCGCGCGATGAATTGCCCGGCAAAGAAGGGTTGGCTCATTTTATCGAGCATTTATTATTTAAGGAGACCGACAGGCGCAGCACCCCGCAGATATTGAACCGGCTGGAGTTAGTTGGCGCCGACCTTAACGCTTATACCACCAAAGAATATACGTGCATACACGCGTCGCTGTTAAAACAGCACCTGGAGCGGACTATAGACCTGTTCGAAGATATATTGTTCCACTCCACCTTCCCGCCAGATGAAATGGAAAAGGAGCGCGGCGTTATACTAGACGAGATATCATCATACCTCGACCAGCCCGAAGAGGCCATACAGGACGATTTTGAAGAATATCTTTTTAAGGGGCACCCCATAGGTAACAATATTTTAGGCACGCCCGAAAGCGTGGCGGCGCTAAACGGCGCGGACATTAAACAGTTTACTACCGCAAATAACAATACGCACCAAATGGTATTTGCCGTTTACGGCGATTATGATTTTAAAAAGCTGATAAAGTTATGCGAAAAATATTTTGGCCGCGTTGCAGAAAATATCAGTCAAAAGAACCGGGTAATGCCCGGGCCGATAAGCCATGGCATTTACGCTTTGCAAAAACCAATATCGCAAACGCATTGTATTATAGGCGGGCGGGCGTATCCGTCGGCGCATAAAAATAAATATGGGCTGTTGCTGCTCAATAACGTTTTAGGCGGCATGGGCATGAGCAACCGGCTAAACCTGGAGATACGCGAGAAGCACGGTATTGCTTACACCATTGAATCGAACTACACATCGTTAACCGACACCGGCATATTCTCTATTTACTTTGGTACCGATGCCGGAAAAGCAGACAAAGCGCTTAAGCTGGTACATAAGGAGTTAAAAAAGCTGCGCGATAACAAACTGGGGGCGGTGCAGTTAAAACAGGCTAAAGAAAAATTTATAGGGCAGATAGCCTTGGCCGAAGAAAACCGCATGAGCCTGATCATATCCATGGCAAAAAGCCTGCTCGATTTTAACCATATTGACACCCTTGAAGATATTTTTTCAAAGATAAATGCGGTTACGGCCGAAGATTTGTTGGAGATAAGCAACCAAATATTTGATAATGACCGTATGATAACCTTATTATTTGAGCCTAAATAA
- a CDS encoding NAD(P)H-dependent oxidoreductase — protein sequence MSLVDKLNWRYATKKFDSSKKIAADKLQNLLDAVQLAPSSIGLQHYRVLVVEDAAVREKLKAVGYGQSQITDASQVIVFAAETNIDEAFGRKYIDNVAATRGVPRETLAGFESMVLNTINARTPAELLVWAQKQAYIALGVLVTAAAEQDIDVCPMEGFDPAGFDEVLGLKEKGLTATVIATIGYRAQDDKMSNAAKVRRPAEELFIHI from the coding sequence ATGTCATTAGTAGATAAATTAAACTGGCGGTACGCCACAAAAAAATTCGACAGCTCGAAAAAAATAGCCGCCGATAAATTACAAAATTTATTAGACGCTGTACAATTAGCACCGTCATCAATAGGGCTGCAGCATTACCGTGTATTGGTAGTTGAGGATGCCGCGGTACGTGAGAAATTAAAGGCGGTAGGCTATGGGCAATCGCAAATAACAGATGCATCACAGGTAATTGTTTTTGCTGCCGAAACCAATATCGATGAAGCATTCGGTAGAAAATATATTGATAACGTAGCCGCCACGCGCGGGGTGCCACGCGAAACGCTGGCCGGCTTTGAAAGTATGGTATTAAATACTATCAACGCCCGGACACCGGCGGAGCTGCTAGTTTGGGCGCAGAAACAGGCTTATATTGCCCTGGGTGTACTGGTTACCGCTGCTGCCGAGCAGGATATTGACGTATGCCCTATGGAAGGTTTTGACCCAGCCGGTTTTGACGAGGTGCTGGGACTTAAAGAAAAGGGGCTTACCGCTACCGTTATAGCCACTATTGGTTACCGTGCCCAGGATGATAAGATGAGTAATGCAGCCAAGGTACGCAGACCGGCAGAAGAGCTTTTTATACACATCTGA
- a CDS encoding NifU family protein: MSLTDQVEAALNTIRPYLEADGGNVSVEEITPEKVVRLKLLGSCGSCPMSIMTLKAGIEQAILKAVPEITGIEAVNLTDIDDPNAVLPENLR, translated from the coding sequence ATGAGTTTAACAGATCAGGTGGAAGCAGCGTTGAATACCATACGGCCTTATTTAGAGGCCGATGGAGGTAACGTTTCTGTTGAAGAAATTACTCCTGAAAAAGTGGTGAGGTTAAAGCTGCTGGGCTCATGCGGCTCGTGCCCCATGAGCATCATGACGCTAAAGGCGGGGATTGAGCAGGCCATTTTAAAGGCAGTACCGGAAATAACCGGAATAGAAGCAGTAAACCTTACCGACATTGACGACCCCAATGCCGTGCTCCCGGAAAACTTAAGATAG